The proteins below come from a single Parcubacteria group bacterium genomic window:
- a CDS encoding ribonuclease H-like domain-containing protein: MARIVVDIETIGFDFEALERETQEYLLKYAKDDEEQDEVKKRLGLSPLTGEIVTIGMLNPGTLKGLILFQNKGEEKIEFEENGVKYVSGTEREILEKFWELMQSYDQIITFNGRSFDGPFLALRSAKHEIHPAKNLFGYRYSHVTHCDLLEQLTFYGATRRYNLDFYAKFFGIVSSKDEGITGDMVGELYQAGKYLEIARYCARDLATTAELYAHWDKYLRF; this comes from the coding sequence ATGGCAAGAATTGTTGTTGATATCGAGACGATCGGTTTTGATTTTGAGGCGTTGGAAAGGGAAACGCAGGAGTATCTGCTCAAATACGCCAAAGATGATGAAGAGCAGGATGAAGTGAAAAAGCGCCTGGGGCTTAGCCCTCTCACGGGCGAGATTGTAACGATTGGGATGCTTAATCCGGGCACGTTAAAGGGGCTGATCCTTTTTCAAAATAAGGGCGAAGAAAAAATTGAATTTGAAGAAAATGGAGTGAAATATGTGAGTGGGACAGAAAGAGAAATCTTGGAAAAATTTTGGGAACTGATGCAAAGCTATGACCAGATCATCACGTTCAACGGGCGTAGTTTCGACGGACCGTTTCTGGCACTTCGCAGTGCCAAACATGAAATTCATCCCGCCAAGAATCTTTTCGGTTATCGTTATTCCCACGTGACACATTGCGATCTCTTAGAGCAGTTGACTTTTTATGGAGCGACGCGCCGGTACAATTTGGATTTTTATGCTAAATTTTTCGGAATCGTTAGTTCCAAAGACGAAGGTATTACAGGAGATATGGTAGGTGAGCTCTATCAGGCAGGAAAGTATTTGGAGATTGCCAGGTATTGTGCGCGCGATCTGGCCACGACTGCCGAGCTGTATGCGCATTGGGATAAATATCTAAGATTTTGA
- a CDS encoding L,D-transpeptidase family protein: MQKKSNFFQLFVKTFLFCLILASLSLIAFYGWQFYGKAYQENVVVKKTKDVGVKEAVEINFSVPVWNADYAKGIKIIPDEKVTFDFDEAKRKLTITPRTFWQPTVSYVISLPEGRTTMLTKILDRKLAFSVAGLPEIGSVFPVDGATDVVLGAEDPIMVNFNRSVENYYIKFVLNPGNGLDYQLNPQKTQFKILPKSNIENGIKYTLKIFAKVTEDGDENYKQIYDGVFETLKPTPVVWEKDHALRIDQAKKYTKAKITEGKYIDVNLATQIMTTFESGTLLDAFLISSGKRGMETPVGTHQIYNKTPRAYSKAYGLYMPNWMAIVPGGKFGIHELPEWPGGYKEGANHLGIPVSHGCMRLGVGPAKIVYDWAEVGTPVIVY, from the coding sequence ATGCAAAAAAAATCAAACTTCTTCCAACTTTTCGTCAAAACATTTTTATTTTGCTTGATTTTGGCTTCTTTGAGTTTGATCGCTTTTTATGGCTGGCAGTTTTATGGGAAAGCTTATCAGGAAAATGTCGTAGTGAAGAAAACAAAAGATGTTGGCGTGAAAGAGGCGGTTGAAATTAATTTTTCTGTACCGGTCTGGAATGCTGATTATGCAAAAGGGATAAAAATTATTCCAGATGAAAAAGTGACGTTTGATTTTGATGAGGCAAAAAGAAAATTGACTATCACCCCGAGAACTTTTTGGCAGCCTACAGTGAGCTATGTAATCAGTCTGCCAGAAGGGCGCACAACGATGCTGACCAAAATTTTAGACAGAAAGCTAGCTTTTTCTGTAGCTGGACTTCCAGAGATAGGATCAGTTTTTCCAGTTGATGGCGCGACAGATGTGGTTTTGGGAGCAGAAGATCCGATTATGGTCAATTTCAATCGATCAGTTGAAAATTATTACATCAAATTTGTCCTAAATCCAGGCAATGGCTTGGATTACCAGCTCAATCCCCAGAAGACTCAATTTAAAATTTTACCAAAAAGCAATATTGAAAATGGTATAAAATATACGTTGAAAATATTTGCTAAAGTGACGGAGGACGGGGATGAAAACTACAAGCAGATTTATGATGGAGTGTTTGAAACATTGAAGCCTACTCCAGTTGTTTGGGAAAAAGATCATGCGCTCCGCATCGATCAAGCGAAAAAATATACCAAGGCCAAAATAACCGAAGGGAAATATATTGATGTTAATCTGGCTACTCAAATAATGACCACCTTTGAAAGCGGAACACTGCTCGACGCTTTTCTGATTTCATCAGGCAAGCGGGGAATGGAAACGCCGGTCGGTACGCACCAGATTTACAATAAAACGCCGCGTGCCTATTCCAAAGCCTACGGTCTCTATATGCCTAACTGGATGGCTATCGTTCCAGGTGGTAAATTCGGCATCCACGAGCTACCGGAGTGGCCAGGAGGCTACAAGGAAGGCGCCAATCACCTGGGGATCCCCGTTTCGCATGGTTGTATGCGCTTGGGCGTCGGACCGGCCAAAATCGTCTACGACTGGGCCGAGGTTGGCACTCCGGTGATTGTGTATTAG
- a CDS encoding beta-galactosidase, protein MQKTKKVLKIIFKTFLVIFALACVILIFFNIPVAKENTDAKLGVTFSKRYAEDIGLDWRAAYLATLDDLGVKKIRVPVYWDWVEPQEGQYDFTDLDWQMQEAEKRNAEIILAVGQKVPRWPECFIPEYLKNDDAKRKMELVEFVRVVVEHYKNSKAVKYWQIENEPFLKFGECPVLDKNLLDSEIAMAHKTDPSRKIIVTDSGELSLWYNAISRADIFGTTMYRTIYTAKYDLFYTYPIGPRFFQFKYWMNQLFVKNDNAIVIELQAEPWINGWTTNQPLEKQFESMNVQKLQDNVSFARQVGFPEIYLWGAEWWYWLKVNNNHPELWDTAKGMFHNQ, encoded by the coding sequence ATGCAAAAAACAAAAAAAGTGCTCAAAATTATCTTCAAAACCTTCCTCGTCATCTTTGCTCTTGCTTGTGTAATTCTGATTTTTTTTAATATTCCTGTAGCCAAAGAAAATACTGACGCAAAACTGGGTGTCACCTTTTCCAAGCGCTACGCTGAGGATATTGGTCTGGATTGGCGCGCGGCCTACCTTGCTACTTTGGATGATTTGGGTGTGAAAAAGATCCGTGTGCCGGTCTATTGGGATTGGGTGGAACCGCAAGAAGGTCAATATGATTTTACTGATCTAGATTGGCAGATGCAGGAGGCCGAAAAACGCAATGCCGAAATAATTCTCGCCGTTGGACAAAAAGTGCCACGTTGGCCAGAATGTTTCATCCCGGAATATCTCAAAAATGATGATGCTAAGAGAAAAATGGAGCTGGTGGAATTTGTGCGGGTCGTGGTTGAGCATTATAAAAATTCTAAGGCGGTCAAATATTGGCAGATTGAGAATGAGCCGTTTTTGAAATTTGGGGAGTGTCCGGTCTTGGACAAAAATCTATTGGATAGTGAAATCGCGATGGCGCACAAAACTGACCCCAGTCGAAAAATCATCGTGACTGATTCGGGAGAACTTAGCTTATGGTACAATGCAATTTCTCGGGCGGATATTTTCGGTACGACAATGTACCGGACGATTTATACTGCTAAATATGATCTTTTTTATACCTATCCGATCGGTCCGCGCTTTTTTCAATTCAAATATTGGATGAATCAGTTGTTTGTCAAAAATGACAATGCAATTGTGATTGAGTTGCAAGCGGAACCATGGATCAATGGCTGGACAACTAATCAACCTCTGGAAAAACAATTTGAGTCAATGAATGTCCAAAAACTGCAGGATAATGTTTCCTTCGCCCGGCAAGTTGGTTTTCCAGAAATCTATCTCTGGGGCGCGGAGTGGTGGTATTGGTTGAAAGTGAATAATAATCACCCAGAACTGTGGGACACGGCGAAAGGGATGTTTCATAATCAATAA
- a CDS encoding EamA family transporter, with the protein MNWLTITIVAYLLLALEIILDKFLLSSKRVSHPAIYAFYSGTLGLFAVIVSLFFGGFHFIPSGKIIFSFIAGIIFIYGMLSLFFAVRKGEASRVLPVVGAVIPIVTFFLAVFFLHERLGARGIFGIATLILGGLLISFELDKLEKRIFFKGFRASLLAGFFLALSAIMIKALYFHDNFLNVFAWTRAGAFLGTLSFLIIPAWRKAILGSLLKFKKPQKDHQKSGASFVLAKIMGGSGSFLKEYATSLATASVTIVSALVSVEYVFIFILSILFSAWVPEVMQEKKDWKTVLQKILAIIIIAVGIGLVSHVKR; encoded by the coding sequence ATGAATTGGCTAACGATTACTATCGTCGCGTATTTGCTTTTGGCGCTGGAGATTATTCTGGATAAATTTTTGCTTTCCTCCAAACGCGTTTCCCATCCGGCCATCTATGCTTTTTATTCCGGGACACTGGGGCTGTTTGCGGTGATTGTCAGTTTGTTTTTTGGCGGTTTTCATTTCATCCCTTCAGGCAAAATTATTTTTAGTTTTATTGCGGGGATAATTTTTATCTACGGCATGCTCTCGCTGTTTTTCGCGGTGCGAAAAGGCGAGGCTAGCCGAGTGCTTCCAGTAGTGGGCGCCGTCATTCCGATCGTCACTTTTTTTCTGGCGGTCTTTTTTTTGCACGAACGGCTCGGTGCGCGGGGAATTTTCGGTATCGCAACACTCATTTTGGGTGGACTTCTGATTTCTTTTGAATTGGACAAACTGGAAAAACGGATATTTTTCAAGGGTTTTCGCGCCTCGCTTCTGGCGGGATTTTTTCTGGCCCTTTCCGCAATTATGATCAAAGCGCTCTATTTTCATGACAATTTTTTGAATGTGTTTGCTTGGACGCGCGCGGGGGCATTTTTGGGGACACTTAGTTTCTTAATTATCCCAGCTTGGCGGAAAGCCATCTTGGGTTCACTTTTGAAATTTAAAAAGCCCCAAAAAGACCACCAAAAATCAGGCGCTTCTTTTGTGCTGGCCAAAATTATGGGTGGCAGTGGATCGTTTCTGAAAGAATATGCCACCTCACTGGCCACAGCTAGTGTGACGATCGTGAGCGCACTGGTTTCTGTCGAATATGTCTTTATTTTCATCCTCAGCATCCTTTTTTCCGCCTGGGTGCCCGAAGTGATGCAAGAAAAAAAAGATTGGAAAACCGTTCTGCAGAAGATTTTAGCGATTATTATTATTGCCGTTGGAATCGGACTGGTTTCGCATGTGAAGAGATAA
- a CDS encoding BRO family protein, with amino-acid sequence MSDKTGLAIFENFEIRRQYDEKTERWYFSVVDIIRALLEQTDFQAARNYWKVLKIRLKTEKSEAVTKCNRLKMLAQDGKMRETDVADTETIFRLIQSVPSPKVEPIKLWLAKVGYERIEEINDPEKSLNRARENWEKHGRSQKWIQQRMMGQETRNKLTDYWSEHGVSEKDEFAILTNIIHKEWSDLTVGQHKKLKNLKTQNLRDHMSEVELIFTALAEVSTRQIATALSAEGLAQNKVAGKSGGAVAKKARIDLEKKTGKKVVSGNNFLVKGENKTLSFGN; translated from the coding sequence ATGTCCGACAAAACCGGGCTGGCGATTTTTGAGAATTTTGAAATTCGCCGGCAGTATGATGAAAAAACAGAAAGATGGTATTTTTCCGTGGTGGATATTATCCGAGCGCTTTTGGAACAAACGGATTTTCAAGCTGCCAGAAACTATTGGAAGGTGCTAAAAATTCGCCTAAAAACTGAGAAAAGTGAAGCGGTTACAAAATGTAACCGGTTGAAAATGCTGGCGCAAGACGGGAAAATGCGAGAAACCGATGTCGCCGACACAGAAACGATTTTTCGTCTGATCCAATCGGTGCCTAGTCCGAAAGTCGAGCCGATTAAATTATGGCTGGCCAAAGTTGGCTATGAAAGAATTGAAGAAATTAATGATCCGGAAAAATCCCTGAACCGCGCACGGGAAAATTGGGAAAAGCACGGTCGAAGTCAAAAATGGATTCAGCAGAGAATGATGGGGCAGGAAACGAGGAATAAATTGACCGATTATTGGAGCGAACACGGCGTTTCCGAAAAAGATGAATTTGCCATTTTGACCAACATCATTCACAAAGAATGGTCGGATCTGACAGTCGGTCAGCATAAGAAATTGAAAAATCTAAAAACGCAAAACTTGCGCGATCACATGAGCGAGGTAGAGTTGATTTTCACGGCTCTGGCGGAAGTGTCCACCCGACAAATTGCGACGGCGCTTTCGGCCGAAGGGTTGGCGCAGAACAAAGTTGCCGGAAAAAGCGGAGGCGCGGTAGCGAAAAAGGCGCGCATTGATTTGGAAAAAAAGACCGGCAAAAAAGTTGTTTCGGGGAATAATTTTTTAGTGAAAGGGGAAAATAAGACGTTGAGTTTTGGGAATTAA